The Pseudomonas parafulva genome includes a window with the following:
- a CDS encoding high-affinity branched-chain amino acid ABC transporter permease LivM codes for MNKNLKPAFFSALLVWAVAFPVLGLKLSIDGISLVVHSQGSFTISIIAVCSVLMFLRVLFDRQWSSVMSRRSDRKLIPPALSNYLTLPKTQRWVILGLVVVALIWPFFGSRGAVDIATLILIYVLLGLGLNIVVGLAGLLDLGYVGFYAVGAYSYAMLSHYLGWSFWVCLPIAGLMAATFGFLLGFPVLRLRGDYLAIVTLGFGEIIRLFLRNLTDWTGGPNGISNIPKPEFFGLTFERRAAEGMQTFHEYFGLPYNSINKVIFLYLVALLLALLALFVINRLLRMPIGRAWEALREDEIACRALGLNPTVIKLSAFTLGACFAGFAGSFFAARQGLVTPESFTFIESAIILAIVVLGGMGSQLGVILAAIVMILLPELMREFSEYRMLMFGALMVLMMIWRPQGLLPMQRPHMELRR; via the coding sequence ATGAACAAGAATCTCAAACCGGCGTTTTTCAGCGCCTTGCTGGTATGGGCCGTGGCCTTCCCGGTGCTGGGCCTGAAGCTGAGCATCGACGGCATTAGCCTGGTGGTGCATAGCCAGGGCTCGTTCACTATCAGCATCATCGCCGTGTGCTCGGTGCTGATGTTCCTGCGCGTGCTGTTCGACCGGCAGTGGAGCTCGGTGATGAGCCGTCGCTCGGACCGCAAGCTGATCCCACCTGCGCTAAGCAACTACCTGACCCTTCCCAAAACCCAGCGCTGGGTGATTCTTGGGCTGGTCGTGGTGGCCCTGATCTGGCCCTTCTTCGGATCGCGCGGCGCGGTCGACATCGCCACCCTGATCCTGATCTACGTGTTGCTCGGCCTTGGCCTGAACATCGTGGTCGGCCTGGCCGGGTTGCTGGACCTGGGGTATGTGGGCTTCTACGCCGTGGGTGCCTACAGCTACGCCATGCTGTCGCACTATCTGGGGTGGAGTTTCTGGGTCTGCCTGCCGATTGCCGGACTGATGGCCGCCACCTTTGGCTTCCTGCTCGGTTTTCCGGTGTTGCGCCTGCGGGGGGACTACCTGGCGATCGTGACGCTGGGCTTCGGCGAGATCATTCGCCTGTTCCTGCGTAACCTCACCGACTGGACCGGTGGCCCCAACGGCATCAGCAACATTCCCAAGCCCGAATTCTTCGGCCTTACCTTCGAGCGACGCGCCGCCGAGGGCATGCAGACCTTCCACGAGTATTTCGGCCTGCCCTACAACTCGATCAACAAGGTCATCTTCCTGTACCTGGTTGCACTGTTGCTGGCACTGCTTGCGCTGTTCGTGATCAACCGCTTGTTGCGCATGCCCATCGGCCGTGCCTGGGAAGCGTTGCGCGAAGACGAGATCGCCTGCCGTGCCCTGGGCCTGAACCCCACCGTGATCAAACTCTCGGCCTTCACCCTGGGTGCCTGCTTCGCAGGCTTTGCCGGCAGCTTCTTTGCCGCTCGCCAAGGGCTGGTGACGCCGGAATCGTTCACGTTCATCGAGTCGGCCATCATCCTGGCCATTGTGGTGCTCGGCGGCATGGGCTCGCAGCTCGGCGTGATCCTCGCTGCCATCGTCATGATCCTGCTGCCGGAGCTGATGCGCGAATTCAGTGAATACCGGATGCTGATGTTCGGTGCGCTGATGGTGCTGATGATGATCTGGCGTCCGCAAGGTCTGCTGCCAATGCAACGTCCCCACATGGAGCTGCGTCGATGA
- a CDS encoding branched-chain amino acid ABC transporter substrate-binding protein — translation MIKISKLFAAMVLAGVASHSFAADTIKIGIAGPKTGPVTQYGDMQFIGAKQAIKDINAAGGVDGKMLEAKEYDDACDPKQAVAVANKVVNDGVKFVIGHLCSSSTQPASDIYEDEGVIMITPAATSPEITSRGYKLIFRTIGLDSAQGPAAGNYIADHVKPKVVAVLHDKQQYGEGIATAVKQTLEQKGTKVAVFEGLNAGDKDFSSIIQKLKQNNVDFVYYGGYHPELGLILRQAQEKGLKAKFMGPEGVGNDSISQIAQNASEGLLVTLPKSFDADPENKKIVDAIKADGKDPSGPFVFPAYSAVELIAQGIKAAKSEDTDKVAEAIHSGSFKTPTGTLAYDDKGDLKDFKFVVYEWHFGKPKTEVSPQ, via the coding sequence ATGATCAAGATTTCCAAGCTGTTCGCTGCAATGGTTCTGGCCGGGGTAGCCAGCCATTCGTTTGCCGCCGACACCATCAAGATCGGGATCGCCGGGCCCAAGACCGGCCCCGTGACCCAGTATGGCGACATGCAGTTCATCGGTGCCAAGCAAGCCATCAAGGACATCAACGCCGCAGGCGGTGTCGATGGCAAGATGCTCGAAGCCAAGGAATACGACGACGCCTGCGACCCTAAACAGGCCGTGGCCGTCGCCAACAAAGTGGTCAACGACGGCGTCAAGTTCGTCATCGGCCACCTGTGCTCCAGCTCTACCCAGCCAGCGTCCGACATCTACGAAGACGAAGGCGTGATCATGATCACCCCGGCGGCAACGTCCCCGGAAATCACCTCCCGCGGCTACAAGCTGATCTTCCGCACCATCGGCCTGGACAGCGCCCAAGGCCCTGCCGCCGGCAACTACATCGCCGACCACGTCAAGCCCAAGGTAGTCGCGGTACTGCACGACAAACAGCAGTACGGTGAAGGCATCGCCACGGCCGTCAAGCAGACCCTGGAGCAAAAAGGCACCAAGGTTGCCGTGTTCGAAGGCCTCAACGCCGGCGACAAGGACTTCTCGTCCATCATCCAGAAGCTCAAGCAGAACAACGTCGATTTCGTGTACTACGGCGGCTACCACCCAGAGCTGGGCCTGATCCTGCGTCAAGCGCAGGAAAAAGGCCTGAAAGCCAAGTTCATGGGCCCGGAAGGCGTGGGTAACGACTCCATTTCGCAAATCGCCCAGAATGCCTCCGAAGGCCTGCTGGTCACCCTGCCCAAGTCGTTCGATGCCGACCCTGAGAACAAGAAGATCGTCGACGCGATCAAGGCTGACGGCAAGGACCCGAGCGGCCCGTTCGTCTTCCCTGCCTACTCGGCCGTCGAGCTGATCGCCCAAGGCATCAAAGCCGCGAAATCCGAGGACACCGACAAGGTGGCCGAGGCTATCCACAGTGGCTCGTTCAAGACCCCTACCGGCACCCTGGCCTATGACGACAAGGGTGACCTCAAAGACTTCAAGTTCGTGGTTTACGAATGGCACTTCGGCAAACCGAAGACTGAAGTCTCCCCTCAGTAA
- the livG gene encoding high-affinity branched-chain amino acid ABC transporter ATP-binding protein LivG — protein MSREILQVSGLSMRFGGLLAVNGVGLTVKEKQVVALIGPNGAGKTTVFNCLTGFYRPSGGTILLDGEPIQGLAGHQIARKGVVRTFQNVRLFKEMTALENLLIAQHRHLNTNFFAGLFKTPGFRRSEKEAMERAQYWLDKVNLTEFANRTAGTLAYGQQRRLEIARCMMTRPRIIMLDEPAAGLNPKETEDLKALIAYLRESHNVTVLLIEHDMKLVMSISDHIVVINQGTPLAHGTPQEIRDNPEVIKAYLGEA, from the coding sequence ATGAGCCGCGAAATTCTGCAAGTCAGCGGCCTTAGCATGCGCTTCGGCGGCTTGTTGGCGGTCAATGGCGTAGGCCTGACCGTCAAGGAAAAACAAGTGGTGGCGCTGATCGGTCCGAACGGCGCCGGCAAGACCACGGTGTTCAACTGCCTGACCGGTTTCTACCGGCCCAGCGGCGGCACCATCCTGCTCGATGGCGAGCCCATCCAAGGCCTGGCCGGGCACCAGATCGCGCGCAAGGGAGTGGTACGCACCTTCCAGAACGTGCGCCTGTTCAAGGAAATGACGGCGCTCGAAAACCTGCTGATCGCCCAGCACCGGCACTTGAACACCAACTTCTTCGCCGGGCTGTTCAAGACCCCGGGGTTTCGCCGCAGTGAAAAGGAAGCCATGGAGCGGGCGCAGTACTGGCTGGACAAGGTCAACCTGACCGAATTCGCCAATCGCACCGCCGGCACCCTCGCCTACGGCCAGCAACGGCGCCTGGAAATCGCCCGCTGCATGATGACCCGCCCGCGGATCATCATGCTCGACGAGCCGGCTGCCGGGTTGAACCCGAAAGAGACCGAGGACCTCAAGGCATTGATTGCCTATTTGCGTGAATCACACAACGTGACCGTGTTGCTGATCGAGCATGACATGAAGCTGGTGATGAGCATTTCCGATCACATCGTGGTCATCAACCAGGGCACGCCCCTGGCCCACGGCACGCCCCAGGAAATCCGCGATAACCCTGAAGTGATCAAAGCCTACCTGGGGGAAGCGTAA
- the livH gene encoding high-affinity branched-chain amino acid ABC transporter permease LivH: MPEIYHFFQQLVNGLTIGSTYALIAIGYTMVYGIIGMINFAHGEVYMIGSYVAFIALAGLAMMGIHSLPILMTVAFVATIFVTSAYGYSIERVAYRPLRNSNRLIPLISAIGMSIFLQNTVLLSQDSKDKSIPNLIPGSFSFGPGGAEEVLVSYMQVLVFVVTLVAMTLLTLFISRSRLGRACRACAEDIKMANLLGINTNNIIALTFVIGAALAAVAAVLLSMQYGVINPNAGFLVGLKAFTAAVLGGIGSIPGAMLGGLVLGVAEAFGADIFGDQYKDVVAFGLLVLVLLFRPTGILGRPEVEKV, translated from the coding sequence ATGCCTGAGATCTACCATTTCTTCCAACAACTGGTTAATGGATTGACCATCGGCAGCACCTATGCCTTGATCGCCATCGGCTACACGATGGTGTACGGCATCATCGGCATGATCAACTTCGCCCACGGCGAGGTTTACATGATCGGCTCGTATGTGGCGTTCATCGCCTTGGCGGGTCTGGCCATGATGGGTATTCATTCGCTGCCGATCCTGATGACCGTTGCCTTCGTCGCGACCATTTTCGTGACCAGTGCCTATGGCTACAGCATCGAACGGGTTGCCTACCGCCCGCTGCGCAACAGTAACCGGCTGATTCCGCTGATTTCTGCCATCGGTATGTCGATTTTCCTGCAGAACACCGTGCTGTTGTCCCAAGACTCCAAGGACAAGTCCATTCCCAACCTGATTCCGGGCAGCTTCTCGTTCGGACCAGGCGGCGCAGAAGAAGTCCTGGTGTCCTACATGCAAGTACTGGTGTTCGTGGTAACACTGGTGGCCATGACCCTGCTGACCCTGTTCATCTCCCGTTCGCGACTGGGCCGCGCGTGTCGCGCCTGCGCCGAGGACATCAAGATGGCCAACTTGCTGGGCATCAACACCAACAACATCATCGCCCTCACCTTCGTCATCGGTGCTGCCCTGGCGGCCGTCGCGGCCGTGCTGCTGAGCATGCAATACGGGGTCATCAACCCTAACGCCGGCTTCCTGGTTGGCCTGAAGGCCTTTACCGCCGCGGTGCTAGGCGGTATCGGCAGCATTCCGGGCGCCATGCTCGGTGGGCTGGTGCTGGGTGTGGCCGAAGCGTTCGGCGCCGACATCTTCGGCGACCAGTACAAGGACGTCGTGGCATTCGGCTTGTTGGTTCTCGTCCTGTTGTTCCGGCCGACCGGCATCCTGGGCCGCCCGGAGGTTGAAAAAGTATGA
- a CDS encoding ABC transporter ATP-binding protein has protein sequence MLKFENVSTFYGKIQALHSVNVEINQGEIVTLIGANGAGKSTLLMTLCGSPQAHSGSIKYLGEELVGQPSSHIMRKSIAVVPEGRRVFARLTVEENLAMGGFFTDKGDYQAQLDKVLQLFPRLKERYAQRGGTMSGGEQQMLAIGRALMSKPKLLLLDEPSLGLAPIIIQQIFDIIEQLRRDGVTVFLVEQNANQALKIADRAYVLENGHVVMQGTGEGLLTDPKVRDAYLGG, from the coding sequence ATGCTGAAGTTCGAGAACGTTTCCACTTTCTACGGCAAGATCCAGGCGCTGCACAGCGTCAACGTGGAGATCAACCAAGGCGAAATCGTCACCCTGATCGGCGCCAACGGCGCGGGCAAGTCCACTTTGCTCATGACCCTGTGCGGTTCACCCCAAGCCCACAGCGGCAGCATCAAGTACCTGGGCGAGGAGCTGGTCGGCCAGCCCTCCTCGCACATCATGCGCAAGAGCATTGCCGTGGTGCCCGAAGGCCGCCGGGTGTTCGCCCGGCTGACCGTCGAGGAGAACCTGGCCATGGGCGGGTTCTTCACCGACAAGGGCGACTATCAGGCGCAGTTGGACAAAGTGCTACAGCTGTTTCCGCGCCTGAAGGAGCGGTATGCCCAGCGCGGCGGCACCATGTCCGGGGGCGAACAGCAGATGCTGGCCATCGGGCGTGCCCTGATGAGCAAACCCAAGTTGCTGCTGCTCGACGAACCCTCCCTGGGCCTGGCACCGATCATCATCCAGCAGATCTTCGACATCATCGAACAACTGCGCCGTGATGGCGTGACAGTGTTCCTGGTAGAACAGAACGCCAACCAGGCGCTGAAGATCGCCGACCGGGCCTATGTGTTGGAGAATGGGCATGTGGTGATGCAGGGTACGGGCGAAGGGCTGCTGACCGATCCAAAAGTGCGTGACGCCTATCTAGGCGGTTGA